A region of Rhabdothermincola sediminis DNA encodes the following proteins:
- a CDS encoding integrase core domain-containing protein, whose protein sequence is MTHRRSGYRDPESQAFIESWFGQFEKRCASRAEWESIHRARKAITAYIDHYHHRPHSGIGYRTPAEVAQTRRTLQTRTAWTDNADGVHVNLISRPNSRHAPSLHREEPH, encoded by the coding sequence GTGACGCATCGTCGTAGCGGCTACCGCGACCCCGAGTCCCAGGCATTCATCGAGTCATGGTTCGGCCAGTTCGAGAAGCGCTGCGCCTCGCGCGCCGAATGGGAATCCATCCACCGGGCGCGAAAAGCGATCACCGCCTACATCGACCACTACCACCATCGACCCCACTCCGGGATCGGCTACCGAACACCCGCCGAAGTCGCCCAGACCCGGCGGACCCTACAGACCCGAACGGCCTGGACCGACAACGCCGACGGGGTCCACGTCAACCTCATCAGCCGGCCCAACTCACGACACGCCCCCAGCCTTCATCGCGAAGAGCCCCATTAG